GGCAGGAGATCTGGTTACTTCTTTTTTGATCGTATTTATTCCAAAATTGCCAGCCTTTCCGATCCTATTGGCGGAGGACTTGGTACGACTATTACAGGGATTTCCTCCACGAAGTATTTATCTAAGCGAATTTGTGCTTGTACTGGCTTTACTGATTGTTTTAATTATTATTTTTGGCCTCACCAGAGGGCGACATCTATATCGGGTAAGGGAGGAAGTCTTAAGTTTTCCGGATCTGCCAGATGCATTTGATGGATTTAAAATCACACAGATTTCGGATATTCATTCTGGAAGCTTATCGGATGTTAATGGAGTCCGAAAAGGCATCGCACTAGCGAATGCCCAGGATGGTGATCTTCTCCTGTTTACAGGTGACCTCGTCAATAATAGAGCCGTTGAAATGGAATCCTGGATCTCAGATTTCACTTCGCTAAAAGCTCCGTTTGGTAAATATTCTGTACTCGGAAATCATGATTATGGAGATTATACACAATGGGATAGTGTTGAATTGAAAGCATCTAATCTTATTAGGTTGAAAGAAATTCATGGGGAGATGGGATTTCAGCTGTTGATGAATGAATCTATATCAATTCGAAAAGGGGATGCTAGCATTGCGTTGATCGGGGTGGAAAACTGGGGAAAGGGTGGTTTTCATCAATATGGAGACTTAAGTAAAGCAACATCCGGTCTCTCTTCGGACTCTTTTAACATATTGATGTCACATGATCCTTCTCATTGGGATCATGTCACTTTAGATCACGAAAAACATGTGCATCTGACATTGGCCGGGCATACGCATGGGATGCAATTTGGTATAGAGTTGTTCGGATTTAAATGGAGCCCGATACAATATTTCTATGAACAATGGGCTGGATTATATCAAAAACAAGGCAAATACTTGTATGTCAACCGCGGCTTTGGCTATCATGGACTCAAGGGCAGGATAGGTGTATGGCCAGAGATTACGGTTATCACGCTAAAAAAATCTATTTCATAATTTTCGGAAGGTGTTGAGCTGATGCTGTTCGGAAGGTCAGACTTATTTTGCAAATCAAATTTTAGGCATATTCATGGACAAGATTGGATAATATTTTTTGTTCCGAAGATTAATTTTATTATATTTAGTCATCGTAGCTTGTTCTAAAGAGGAGCGATAAGCTAAGTAGTAATAACCAATTGCATCAAATTAAACAAAAGAAAAATATCCTGTTCTTGACCTAATATAGGTAAATATGATCAAGCGGATTGTCATATAGATCCTTCAATGGATGCGTTCGATAGTTAATTAGATTTGTAAACCAATTATTTAATTTGAGGTATGGCACACAAAGTAGTTTCCCTTATTTTGGGAGGGGGTAGAGGGTCTCGACTTTATCCATTGACACAACAGCGTTCTAAGCCGGCTGTTCCCATTGCTGGGAAATATCGATTGGTCGATATTCCCATTTCGAATTGTTTAAATTCTGGATATAACAAGATATTCGTTTTAACACAGTTCAATTCAGCTTCTTTAAATACGCACATCAAAAACGCTTATAATTTCAGCATTTTCAGTAAAGGCTTTGTTGATATTTTGGCTGCTGAACAAACGAACGAGGGAGATCGATGGTTTCAGGGAACAGCTGATGCCGTGAGACGTACCCACAAGCACCTATTGAATGTTGACTACGAATACGTATTGGTCTTATCGGGCGACCAACTCTATCAAATGGATTATTCTGCTTTAGTCGACTTTCATGTACAGAATGGCGGGCACATCACAATTGCAACCATTCCTGTGAATGTAGCCGATGCTACCGGGTTTGGTATTCTCAAAGCCAATGAGGTAAATGTAATTACCGCGTTCACCGAAAAACCCAATAAAGAGGAGGTGTTGAATTGGTCTTCAGAAGTCTCCGGCGGGATGGCGAAATGCGGGCGGAATTATCTGGCATCGATGGGTATTTATGTTTTTTCAAAAGGTGTTTTGCTCAATTTACTGCTTGCCAATCCGGGTATGGACTTTGGGAAGGAAATATTACCAGATGCCATTAACAAGTACAAGGTGCTCAGCTACCAGTTTGATGGTTATTGGACAGATATTGGAACGATAAAATCATTTTTTGATGCCAATATTGGATTGACTGCAGATGTTCCTGATTTCAATTTGTTTGATGAAACTGTATTTACGCGAGCGCGTATGCTACCTCCATCTAAGGTTTCTGGAACAACACTTAATAATACAGTCATTGCTGATGGCTGTATCCTCAATGCAGATAAGCTCGAACGCTCTGTGATCGGAATACGTTCCCGTATTGGTGAGGGGACAGTAATTAAATCGACTTATATGATGGGATCAGATCATTACGAACAACTTGAGGAAGTCATTGAAATGGGGAATACCCAAAAACCGCCACCTGTTGGTGTTGGGG
The window above is part of the Sphingobacterium sp. ML3W genome. Proteins encoded here:
- a CDS encoding metallophosphoesterase — its product is MAKRLLLILMLFVIGDAYFFQAFTTVIHTPFLYKIYWYLDVLLLIGVFTLIFLRQQGKDIQRLAGDLVTSFLIVFIPKLPAFPILLAEDLVRLLQGFPPRSIYLSEFVLVLALLIVLIIIFGLTRGRHLYRVREEVLSFPDLPDAFDGFKITQISDIHSGSLSDVNGVRKGIALANAQDGDLLLFTGDLVNNRAVEMESWISDFTSLKAPFGKYSVLGNHDYGDYTQWDSVELKASNLIRLKEIHGEMGFQLLMNESISIRKGDASIALIGVENWGKGGFHQYGDLSKATSGLSSDSFNILMSHDPSHWDHVTLDHEKHVHLTLAGHTHGMQFGIELFGFKWSPIQYFYEQWAGLYQKQGKYLYVNRGFGYHGLKGRIGVWPEITVITLKKSIS
- a CDS encoding glucose-1-phosphate adenylyltransferase — its product is MAHKVVSLILGGGRGSRLYPLTQQRSKPAVPIAGKYRLVDIPISNCLNSGYNKIFVLTQFNSASLNTHIKNAYNFSIFSKGFVDILAAEQTNEGDRWFQGTADAVRRTHKHLLNVDYEYVLVLSGDQLYQMDYSALVDFHVQNGGHITIATIPVNVADATGFGILKANEVNVITAFTEKPNKEEVLNWSSEVSGGMAKCGRNYLASMGIYVFSKGVLLNLLLANPGMDFGKEILPDAINKYKVLSYQFDGYWTDIGTIKSFFDANIGLTADVPDFNLFDETVFTRARMLPPSKVSGTTLNNTVIADGCILNADKLERSVIGIRSRIGEGTVIKSTYMMGSDHYEQLEEVIEMGNTQKPPPVGVGERCYIENAILDKNCRIGNDVRIKGGLHLEDGDFKTHAICDGIVVVKKNAVISNGVSIGC